A single Amphiura filiformis chromosome 8, Afil_fr2py, whole genome shotgun sequence DNA region contains:
- the LOC140159454 gene encoding uncharacterized protein has protein sequence MATKGATMLRPFICSVCRVMFYSFDNFSQHIRRHKKRCKTHLNHCQGMGAQSDKVFHRYGMKEHVTYRRYGRKPHQCEYCQKWFSSSSNLKAHIRTHTKEKPYQCQYCQKCFTNACTLKVHIRIHTMEKPYKCQYCQKCFSQAGTLKVHIRTHTKEKPYQCEYCGVCFTHTHGLKIHVCKCNRTQSFNKRHHQCQYCQKYFSQSSYLKVHIRSHTGEKPYQCDICLKCFARNGGLKRHTTTHTKEKRYQCLHCHKRFAQNAHLKEHIRTHTNETPYQCEYCQKCFARHRNLKEHIRTHTKENPYQCEYCQKYFTRSGNLKQHIRIHTETLKCEFCQKCFGSNSHLKEHIRTHTNEKPYRCEYCQESFVRNRCLREHIRTHTKDKFRCKYCGKCFIKKSDLTRHIRTHTKEKPYQCEFCQKYFTRSGNLKEHIKTHTNEKPYQCEYCQKYFTRSSNLKQHIRTHTDKTLYQCEFCQKCFGSNCHLKEHIRIHTKEKPYQCEHCGKCFARKSSLKDHIRTHTKETPFQCKYCQKYFTRSRNLKQHIRTHTNEKLYQCAFCQKCFGNNSHLKEHIRTHTKDKSVQCEYCGQCFIKKSNLTRHIRTHTKEKPYQCEFCQKCFAEKRSLTRHTSTHTKYIRIHTKEKPYQCEYCGECFAYIYVLKIHVGKCNGTLSFNKRHHQCQYCQKYFSESSDLKVHIKSHTGKKRYQCDICFKCFATNNHLKRHTTTHTKEKRYQCVQCHKCFAQNAHLKEHIRTHTNEKPYQCEYCQKCFSTKSYLKAHIRRTHNNEKPYQCEYCQKCFTRNDNLKQHIRTHTNEKLFQCAFCQKCFGSNSHLKEHVRTHTKEKPYQCEDCGKCFATRTYLKRHIRTHTKDKSVQCEYCGQCFIKKYNLTRHFRTHTKEKPYQCEFCQKCFAEKALSQGTLELTTNKTISVSIVRNALHEVMVTENSSTRHCK, from the exons ATGGCAACAAAGGGGGCAACAATGTTAAGACCTTTTATATGTTCAGTTTGCAGGGTCATGTTCTACTCTTTTGACAACTTTTCACAACATATACGTAGACACAAGAAAAGATGTAAAACACACCTTAACCATTGTCAAGGCATGGGTGCCCAGAGTGATAAAGTTTTCCATAGATATGGGATGAAAGAACATGTCACATATAGACGCTATGGAAGGAAACcacatcagtgtgaatattgtcagaaatggttTTCATCCAGTAGCAATCTGAAAGCGCACAtccgaactcacaccaaagagaaaccctaccagtgtcagtactgtcagaaatgttttacaaatgCGTGCACTCTAAAAgtgcacatcagaattcacaccatgGAGAAACCTTATAAGTGTCAGTACTGTCAGAAGTGTTTTTCACAAGCGGGCACGCTAAAGGTGCACATcaggactcacaccaaagagaaaccctatcagtgcgagtattgtggGGTATGTTTTACACACACGCATGGCCTCAAAATACATGTTTGCAAATGTAATAGAACTCAGTCCTTTAATAAACGCCATCATCAGTGTCAGTACTGTCAGAAATACTTTTCACAAAGCTCTTATTTGAAAGTGCATATCAGATCTCACACcggagagaaaccttatcagtgtgacaTTTGTCTTAAATGCTTTGCACGAAATGGCGGCCTCAAAAGGCACACtacaactcataccaaagagaaacgcTACCAGTGTCTGCACTGTCATAAACGCTTTGCACAAAATGCGCATCTCaaagaacacatcagaactcacactaatgagacaccctatcagtgtgaatattgtcagaaatgttttgcacgacATCGAAATCTCAAAgagcacatcagaactcacaccaaagagaacccctatcagtgtgaatattgtcagaaatattttacaCGAAGCGGGAATCTCAAACAACACATCCGAATTCACACTGAAACACTCAAATGTGAGTTTTGCCAGAAATGCTTTGGGAGCAATTCTCATCTCaaagaacacatcagaactcacaccaacgAGAAACCCTAtcggtgtgaatattgtcaggaAAGCTTTGTACGAAATAGGTGTCTCAgagaacacatcagaactcataccaaagataAATTTCGATGCAAGTATTGTGGGAAATGCTTCATTAAGAAAAGTGATCTGACAagacatatcagaactcacaccaaagagaaaccctaccagtgtgagttttgtcagaaatattttacaCGAAGCGGGAATCTCAAAgaacacatcaaaactcacaccaacGAAAAACCctatcaatgtgaatattgtcagaaatattttacaCGAAGCAGCAATCTCAAACAACACATCCGAACTCACACTGATAAAACACTCTACCAATGTGAGTTTTGCCAGAAATGCTTTGGAAGCAATTGTCATCTCAAAgaacacatcagaattcacaccaaagagaaaccttatcagtgcgaACATTGTGGGAAATGCTTTGCACGGAAAAGTTCTCTGAAagaccacatcagaactcataccaaagagacacCCTTTCAGTGtaaatattgtcagaaatattttacaCGAAGCAGGAATCTCaaacaacacatcagaactcacaccaatgaAAAACTCTACCAATGTGCATTTTGCCAGAAATGCTTTGGAAACAATTCTCATCTCaaagaacacatcagaactcataccaaagataAATCCGTGCAATGTGAGTATTGTGGGCAATGCTTCATTAAGAAAAGTAATTTGACAagacatatcagaactcacaccaaagagaaaccctaccagtgtgagttttgtcagaaatgctttgcagaaAAGCGCAGTCTCACAAGGCACACTAGTACTCACACCAAAT ACAtcaggattcacaccaaagagaaaccctatcagtgcgagtattgtggAGAATGTTTTGCATACATTTATGTTCTCAAAATACATGTTGGCAAATGTAATGGAACCCTGTCCTTTAATAAACGCCATCATCAGTGTCAGTACTGTCAGAAATACTTTTCAGAAAGCTCCGATTTGAAAGTGCACATCAAAAGTCACACAGGAAAGAAACGTTATCAGTGTGACATTTGTTTTAAATGCTTTGCAACAAATAATCACCTCAAAAGGCACACtacaactcataccaaagagaaacgcTACCAGTGTGTGCAATGCCATAAATGCTTTGCACAAAATGCCCATCTCaaagaacacatcagaactcacactaatgagaaaccctatcagtgtgaatattgtcagaaatgttttagtacAAAGTCTTATCTCAAAGCGCACATCCGCAGAACTCATAACAACGAGAAACCctatcaatgtgaatattgtcagaaatgttttacacgaaATGATAATCTTaaacaacacatcagaactcacaccaatgaAAAACTCTTCCAATGTGCGTTTTGCCAGAAATGCTTTGGAAGCAATTCTCATCTCAAAGAACatgtcagaactcacaccaaagagaaaccttatcagtgcgaAGATTGTGGGAAATGCTTTGCAACGAGAACTTATCTCAaacgacacatcagaactcataccaaagataAATCCGTGCAATGTGAGTATTGTGGGCAATGTTTCATTAAGAAATATAATTTGACAAGACActtcagaactcacaccaaagagaaaccctatcagtgtgagttttgtcagaaatgctttgcagaaAAGGCACTCTCACAAGGCACATTAGAACTCACAACAAATAAAACTATCAGTGTGAGTATCGTAAGAAATGCTTTGCATGAAGTGATGGTCACAGAGAACTCGAGTACAAGACACTGCAAATAA